One genomic window of Leptospira paudalimensis includes the following:
- the dxr gene encoding 1-deoxy-D-xylulose-5-phosphate reductoisomerase yields MVGVSVLGISGSVGSSTVKVLRQFRDQFSLRSFSVHSNWETAKVLIAEFSPEVVCITDPKLVGQFGDVFGSTKILYGDQHLSDLVKLPSVDVVVTAVVGARGVLPTIAAIEAGKKIAIANKETLVTFGPLINRLVAKHKTLMVPVDSEHNALFQLIERETRSNIRAITLTASGGSFRNFPIDELEHVSVKQALNHPTWSMGPKITVDSAGLINKGLEVIEAHFLFGFSYDEIEVVIHPQSLTHGIIETIDGACLQYTSHPDMVYPIAHSLFYPSPTPQMLIERKPSTWKTLEFFPPDTKRYPGLTLAYQAGKAGGVAPCIFNAANEEAVALFLEEKISFTAIPRLIESALNQVKNEFPETLEGYLEKDKETRNLIQSEFLKGGVTT; encoded by the coding sequence ATGGTAGGTGTCTCGGTATTAGGAATTTCAGGTTCCGTTGGTTCTTCCACGGTGAAGGTGCTAAGGCAATTCCGAGACCAGTTTTCGCTACGTAGTTTTTCGGTTCATTCCAATTGGGAAACGGCGAAGGTCCTTATTGCTGAATTTTCTCCTGAAGTGGTGTGTATCACCGATCCCAAGTTAGTGGGTCAGTTTGGGGATGTTTTTGGATCCACCAAGATTTTGTATGGGGACCAACACTTATCGGACTTAGTCAAATTGCCTTCCGTGGATGTGGTGGTAACAGCTGTGGTTGGGGCAAGGGGAGTCCTACCTACCATTGCAGCCATTGAGGCTGGCAAAAAAATTGCCATTGCCAATAAAGAAACACTTGTTACCTTTGGGCCACTGATCAATCGTTTGGTGGCAAAACACAAAACACTCATGGTGCCAGTGGATTCCGAACACAATGCACTCTTCCAACTCATTGAAAGGGAAACTCGTTCCAATATCAGAGCGATTACTCTCACTGCTTCAGGCGGGAGTTTTCGGAATTTTCCTATTGATGAGTTAGAACATGTTTCCGTAAAACAGGCGCTAAACCATCCAACTTGGTCCATGGGCCCGAAAATCACTGTGGACTCAGCGGGCCTAATCAACAAAGGTCTCGAAGTCATCGAAGCACATTTTCTCTTTGGGTTTTCGTATGACGAGATTGAGGTGGTGATCCACCCGCAGTCTCTCACACACGGGATCATTGAAACCATAGATGGTGCTTGTTTGCAATACACAAGCCACCCAGATATGGTGTATCCCATTGCTCATTCTTTATTTTACCCAAGTCCAACTCCTCAAATGCTCATTGAACGCAAACCCTCCACTTGGAAAACCTTGGAATTTTTTCCACCTGATACAAAACGTTACCCAGGACTCACACTCGCCTATCAAGCGGGGAAAGCAGGGGGAGTGGCACCTTGTATCTTTAATGCAGCGAACGAAGAAGCTGTGGCACTATTTTTAGAAGAAAAAATTTCTTTTACCGCCATTCCAAGGCTCATTGAGTCTGCCTTAAACCAAGTCAAAAATGAATTTCCAGAGACCCTGGAAGGGTATCTGGAAAAAGACAAGGAAACACGTAATTTGATCCAATCTGAATTTTTAAAAGGGGGAGTGACTACATGA
- a CDS encoding proline--tRNA ligase, with product MKASSYLIPTAKEDPQDAVVASHKLMMRAGLIRKSAAGLYSYLPLGLRVLRKIEGIVRKEMDGAGALEFQLPILTPSEIWKESGRWDKMGKEMFRLKDRHDNESCLGPTHEESFCVLVKPMVRSYKDLPINVYQIHTKFRDEIRPRFGVIRSREFTMKDAYSFHLDDESLDKTYQRMRKTYRRIFAGMGLSTIPVQADSGNMGGSASEEFMVVSPIGEETLTICPSCHYSGNIEKTPVIAKKNTTKQAFDGKGKLSTPAKKSITEVAEFLNTKEENLLKAVALVADGQNVLVFLEGDRELNENKLKNHLGCNELRPMGPAEMEKLGLVPGFIGPGFPKSDSLKIYIDALIDWNFAYIAGANEIDHHIAGVQLSSFFKEEEVTKIDVSQAKVGDPCPSCGTGLTAEKGIEVGHIFKLGQKYSKAFDITVLNDKGKATTTTMGCYGIGVNRCMATVIEQCNDDKGIFWPVSIAPFTVCLVSIAKNPDDIAKIESIYKALVVAGIEVLWDDRDLGPGFKFKDSELIGFPIRITLGKGFLEKNEITILDRKSMAEETIPFTTNEDLVKNLQKKIANLEEAIEKDVSLAGT from the coding sequence ATGAAAGCTAGTTCCTATTTAATTCCAACTGCCAAAGAAGACCCGCAAGATGCAGTGGTCGCTTCTCATAAATTGATGATGCGAGCAGGCCTCATTCGTAAGTCTGCAGCAGGCCTGTATTCCTATTTACCACTTGGTTTACGTGTACTTCGTAAAATCGAAGGCATCGTGAGAAAAGAAATGGACGGGGCAGGAGCTTTGGAATTCCAACTTCCCATCTTAACTCCGAGTGAAATTTGGAAAGAATCAGGTCGTTGGGACAAAATGGGAAAAGAGATGTTTCGTTTGAAAGACCGCCATGACAACGAAAGTTGCCTTGGGCCCACACACGAAGAATCGTTTTGTGTGCTTGTAAAACCAATGGTTCGTTCTTACAAAGACCTTCCGATCAATGTCTACCAAATCCATACAAAATTCCGGGATGAAATCCGCCCAAGGTTTGGTGTGATTCGTTCTCGTGAGTTTACCATGAAGGATGCGTACTCGTTTCATTTAGATGATGAATCGTTGGACAAAACTTACCAAAGGATGCGTAAAACCTATCGTAGGATTTTTGCAGGCATGGGACTTTCGACCATTCCTGTGCAGGCAGACTCAGGGAATATGGGTGGTTCCGCTTCGGAAGAATTTATGGTCGTGTCACCGATTGGTGAAGAGACACTCACAATTTGTCCTTCTTGCCACTATTCAGGAAACATTGAAAAAACTCCTGTGATTGCTAAAAAAAATACAACCAAACAAGCATTTGATGGTAAAGGGAAACTTTCTACTCCAGCAAAAAAATCCATCACAGAAGTTGCAGAGTTTTTAAACACAAAAGAAGAGAATCTTTTGAAAGCAGTGGCACTCGTTGCCGATGGACAGAATGTCCTCGTCTTCTTGGAAGGAGATCGTGAGCTAAACGAAAATAAATTAAAAAACCACTTGGGTTGTAATGAACTAAGACCAATGGGACCAGCCGAAATGGAAAAGCTAGGCCTTGTTCCAGGTTTTATCGGACCAGGGTTTCCAAAATCCGATTCACTTAAAATTTACATTGATGCCTTAATCGATTGGAATTTTGCCTATATTGCTGGTGCAAATGAAATTGATCACCACATAGCGGGTGTTCAGCTCTCTTCTTTTTTCAAAGAAGAGGAAGTGACAAAGATCGATGTTTCTCAAGCCAAAGTGGGTGACCCTTGTCCCTCTTGTGGAACTGGATTAACCGCAGAGAAGGGGATCGAAGTGGGTCACATCTTCAAATTAGGCCAAAAGTATTCCAAAGCGTTTGACATCACGGTTCTCAATGACAAAGGGAAAGCCACCACCACAACCATGGGTTGTTATGGAATTGGTGTGAACCGTTGTATGGCAACTGTCATCGAACAATGTAATGATGACAAAGGAATTTTTTGGCCAGTCTCCATCGCACCGTTTACAGTTTGTTTGGTGAGTATAGCCAAAAATCCGGATGATATCGCAAAAATTGAGTCCATCTACAAGGCACTTGTTGTCGCCGGGATTGAAGTGTTGTGGGATGACCGTGACCTTGGACCTGGATTCAAATTTAAAGATTCTGAACTCATCGGATTCCCTATTCGAATCACATTAGGAAAAGGGTTTTTGGAAAAAAATGAGATCACCATTCTTGATCGTAAGTCCATGGCGGAAGAGACCATTCCCTTCACAACAAACGAAGATCTCGTCAAGAACCTACAGAAAAAAATCGCAAACCT
- a CDS encoding site-2 protease family protein — protein MIVLILGAVFMLAVSIFIHELGHLLCGKLVGVEARIFSLGYGKGIWKKRIGKTIYQITAIPIGGYVLFRGDDYSKTKKPKQGDLLATPPLRRMVPVLGGPFANLVLGFLLLFVLELSGDSPSSNRIFIEDANKVSSPAYNAGLRTGDKILSINGKPTESFEDIFTNVSLTSGDPIQVTYKRDNETKTVEIVPNLYSAGGHPTIGVMPYGERRVVATFTYGEQISHFMANVLDKEDKSSVYFQEKIEERKEEIPEELLKQHEIAEREKSLRRRALSFLKDGDMILTVAGVDVHTVPELQTELGKHQGKTIPVEVERKTYPLLTPWATEKVTIQIPVLGANVFEFWNIQHPKFPELGIPYFRLDSYDAEIENRLSNLKIENQSFETADAFTSYLKANGGKKEIWIGNMKYFADVNLKPIGLLGFRASMKFEAEKLQKESTIYSSLVGAGNKVYENVSTTLKGIGMLFSGLLSPKENLSGPIGIVQIAGISLEYGWVTYLDFVAKISLALMVMNLLPIPMADGGHIVLYAYEAITGRPLPRKAIEAIFRLGFFFLIGLGLYVSFNDVMRIF, from the coding sequence ATGATCGTATTAATACTCGGCGCTGTATTCATGTTAGCTGTATCGATTTTTATCCATGAATTGGGGCACCTCTTGTGTGGGAAATTGGTAGGTGTGGAAGCACGTATCTTTTCGTTAGGTTATGGAAAAGGGATTTGGAAAAAACGGATTGGGAAAACCATCTACCAAATCACCGCCATTCCCATCGGCGGTTATGTTTTATTTCGTGGAGATGATTATAGCAAAACTAAAAAGCCAAAACAAGGGGATTTACTTGCCACTCCACCACTTCGTCGTATGGTTCCTGTGCTTGGAGGTCCATTCGCCAATTTAGTGTTAGGTTTTTTGTTGTTATTTGTATTGGAACTTTCAGGAGATAGCCCTTCTTCCAACCGCATTTTCATAGAAGATGCAAACAAAGTATCAAGTCCTGCTTACAATGCAGGTCTTCGTACTGGAGATAAGATTCTATCCATCAATGGAAAACCCACAGAAAGTTTTGAAGATATTTTTACCAATGTAAGTTTAACTTCGGGTGATCCCATCCAAGTGACGTACAAACGGGATAACGAAACAAAGACAGTCGAAATTGTTCCCAATTTATACTCTGCTGGTGGGCATCCTACGATTGGTGTGATGCCGTATGGAGAAAGAAGAGTGGTGGCTACCTTTACTTATGGGGAACAGATCAGCCACTTTATGGCAAATGTTTTAGATAAAGAAGATAAATCTTCCGTTTACTTCCAAGAAAAGATAGAAGAGCGAAAGGAAGAAATTCCAGAAGAACTCCTCAAACAACACGAAATTGCAGAACGGGAAAAATCACTCAGACGTCGAGCTCTCTCTTTTTTGAAAGATGGAGATATGATTTTAACCGTGGCGGGAGTAGATGTTCATACCGTTCCTGAATTACAGACGGAACTTGGAAAACACCAGGGAAAAACCATCCCTGTCGAAGTGGAACGAAAAACCTATCCACTTCTGACACCTTGGGCAACAGAAAAAGTAACCATTCAAATTCCTGTGTTAGGTGCGAATGTGTTTGAGTTTTGGAATATCCAACATCCAAAATTCCCTGAATTAGGGATCCCTTATTTCCGTTTGGATAGTTATGATGCAGAAATCGAAAATCGACTTTCGAATTTAAAAATTGAAAACCAATCTTTTGAAACAGCGGATGCCTTTACCTCTTATTTAAAAGCCAATGGTGGTAAAAAAGAAATTTGGATCGGCAATATGAAATACTTTGCTGATGTCAATTTGAAACCAATTGGCCTTCTTGGATTTCGCGCTTCCATGAAATTTGAGGCCGAAAAATTACAGAAAGAATCAACCATTTATTCATCGCTTGTCGGTGCTGGGAATAAAGTATACGAAAACGTCTCCACTACCTTAAAAGGAATTGGCATGTTGTTTTCGGGTCTGTTATCGCCAAAAGAAAATCTATCGGGTCCAATTGGAATTGTGCAGATTGCTGGGATCAGTTTGGAATATGGATGGGTCACGTATCTTGATTTTGTTGCTAAAATTTCATTAGCGCTTATGGTGATGAACTTACTTCCCATACCCATGGCGGATGGCGGACACATTGTACTCTATGCTTATGAAGCGATCACAGGTAGACCACTTCCAAGAAAGGCAATTGAAGCAATCTTCCGATTGGGATTTTTCTTTCTCATCGGGCTTGGCCTTTATGTTTCCTTCAATGATGTGATGCGTATTTTTTAA
- a CDS encoding phosphatidate cytidylyltransferase — translation MSETTLRILSAIVLSFIYVFMIFHSSWYFIEFYLFGVVLIYLGLKELYAFCKTEESKPFFGTGLLFSLLIFTVYYIQFLGLQFEVTPPGFVLELSKLFREGFHPIPFLLVALSITVWILQILKRPLDGALFSVGGTMLGPIYIAIPIGHFLLLLALPFGTYYIFLVSVITFMSDAGAYFGGRWFGKHPAGLKISPKKTWEGYVTGNLTAVIGAQVLNVAWEHFSGVKLPVGIVETIILSFVISVISVMGDLAESAMKRDAKIKDSGSLIPGHGGVLDLADALLFTVPAIYYYFLFKGFLGFPV, via the coding sequence ATGAGTGAAACGACACTCCGTATTCTGTCCGCAATTGTTTTGTCATTTATCTACGTGTTTATGATCTTTCATAGCTCATGGTATTTCATAGAATTTTATCTCTTCGGTGTCGTATTGATTTACCTGGGACTCAAAGAGTTGTATGCCTTTTGCAAAACGGAAGAATCAAAACCATTTTTTGGAACGGGATTACTATTTTCCCTATTGATTTTTACTGTGTATTACATCCAATTTTTGGGATTACAATTTGAAGTGACACCTCCTGGATTTGTTTTGGAACTTTCGAAACTTTTCCGAGAAGGATTCCATCCCATTCCTTTTTTACTCGTGGCACTTTCCATCACGGTTTGGATTTTGCAAATTCTAAAACGCCCGTTAGATGGGGCATTATTTTCTGTCGGTGGAACCATGCTCGGTCCCATCTATATCGCGATACCGATCGGTCATTTTTTACTCCTCCTTGCCCTGCCATTTGGAACTTACTATATTTTCCTTGTTTCGGTGATCACCTTTATGAGTGATGCAGGAGCCTATTTTGGTGGTCGTTGGTTTGGAAAACACCCAGCAGGTTTAAAAATTTCTCCGAAAAAAACTTGGGAAGGTTACGTAACAGGTAACCTAACGGCTGTCATCGGAGCACAAGTTCTCAATGTGGCTTGGGAACATTTTAGTGGTGTGAAATTGCCAGTTGGGATTGTGGAAACCATCATCCTGTCATTTGTGATTTCCGTGATTTCTGTGATGGGAGATTTGGCTGAGTCTGCGATGAAACGTGATGCCAAAATCAAAGATTCCGGAAGTCTCATCCCTGGTCATGGTGGTGTGTTGGACTTGGCGGATGCACTTCTTTTTACGGTGCCTGCGATCTATTATTATTTTCTTTTCAAAGGTTTCCTCGGATTCCCTGTCTGA